Part of the bacterium genome is shown below.
GGCGGCAGGGTGATCTCAATGACCTTCAGGCGATACAGCAGCTCTTCGCGAAATTTCTTTTGAGTCACGAGTTCCGCCAAACTCACACTGGTTGCCGCCACGACCCGGACGTGGCAGTGGCGCAACTCCGTTGAGCCGACGCGCGAGAATTCGCCGGTCTGCAGAACCCGTAACAGCTTCAGTTGCAGCGGCGGCGGCATATCATTCACTTCGTCAAGGAAAATCGTGCCGCCCTCGGCGCGCTCGAACCAGCCGGCGTGGTCTTTGATGGCGCCGGTGAACGCGCCGCGCACGTGGCCAAAAAGCTCGGATTCCAACAAGTTTTCCGGCAGGGCCGCGCAGTTGATCGGCACAAAAGGATGGTTGCGGCGCCGGCTGTTATAGTGCAGTGCCTGCGCGATCAGCTCTTTGCCGGTGCCGCTCTCGCCTTGAATCAGAACGGTAGCATCGGTGTCGGCAACCTGAGCGACAAGCTTCAAGATGGCGACCATTTTGGGATGGTGCCCGATGATCGCTTCGAATTTGTATTTTCCCCGCAATTCGCCCTCGAGCGCATGCACGTGGTTGCGCAAGCACTTCTGCTCCAGCGCCCGATGCGCCGCCAGCGAGATGAAATCCGCGAATTCCTGCATGAACGCGCCGGTTTCCGCCGCAAAAATTCCCCGCACGGTGCGATTATCGAGATACACCACGCCAAAAATTTTTTCTTCATATCGCAGGGGAAGACAAATGACCGAGAGTAGTTTCAACCGCGCCGCGCTGGTGCTCTTGCGCAACGCCGGATCTTCCAGGGCATTGCGCAAGCACACCGGCGTTCCTTCGCTTTTAACTTTGTTGATGATGGTGCGACTCACCTCGAACTCGGGGTGGTCGATTTCTTCTTTTTTCAGATTGCGCGCGGTTTCGAAGCGTGTTTCTCCGTCTTTGTCAAAAAGGATAATCATGCCACGCTCAGCGCCGGATAATTCAATAGTGCCATCCATCGCCACTGTGAGCACGCGATGCACGTCCGTCTCCGCCATCATGCGCTTGCCGATTTGGAGAAATTGTTGAAACATAGGAGTTTGTTGGCCAGAAGTTAGAAAAATTTCTGAAAAATCATTCAATTCAGCGCGGCTTCATCAGCCAAAGATCGCCGTCGCGCTCCTGCACCGCAAAAAAGAGCTCACGGCCATCGGTTGCCAGCGAGGTCATGCGATGCACGTGATGGGTGGAATAGCGATAAGCGGTAATTTGCTCGCGATTTTCTCCGTTGACCGCGACCTTCCAGATGTTTCTCACGCCGCTTTGCATGACAACGTGATAGATGAACTGCCCGTCCGGCGACCAACACAGCCCCAGGCCGCCGGCCTCCTTGTCAAACGTGAGTTGCTTTGGCTCTCCGCCTTGAAACGGGATCGTCCAGATATTTTGAAACCCATCACGATCCGAGGAGAACGCAATCGTTTTGCCATCCGGCGAGAATTTGGGGAAAGCATCACTGGCCGGATCGAACGTCAACCGCCTGGCCGCGCCGCCCGCAGCCGGAATAACGATCAATTCTCCCTCCGGCATCTTGGCGGTGTAAGCAATCCATTTTCCATCCGGAGACCAATCCGGCTTCATGTCGGCATAATTGTTCTTGGTGAGTTGCCTGTTCTCGCCATTGGCAAGATTCATGGTCCACACTTCCATCTCGTTGCCGTCTCCGTCTATGTACGCGATCATTTTGCCATCCGGAGACCAAACCGGAGATTCGCTGGAGTCTTTGGGCCGGTGAATGAGCCTGGGGTTGCGGCCATCCCGATCGCAGAGCCACAACTCATATTTGCCTTGCACGTTCGAGGTAAATAAAATTTTCGCGCCATCGGGCGAGAGGCTGGGTTCGAGCGTGGCGCGATCCCAATTGGTAATTTGCCGCAACCGGGATTCTGGTGATCGATTTGGTTTGCTCAAATCCAGAGCAAAGAGGTTGGTGCGCGTGGCAAGCTTGGAATACACCAGGATCCGGCGGTCTGCGACAACGTCAAACAACTTGAGCTCGGCCCCTAGAGTCACCGGCATCGCCTCGCCCACTGCCCGCCTCCGATTCAACGCGATCGGGCGCACCCAAACATCATTCACCCCGCCGCGATCGGAGCGAAAGAAGAGAGCTTCATCGCGCTCTCCCCATACCGGTGAGTAGTTGAAATAGGTGTCATCGGTCGCCAGGAATATTTCATCCCCCGTAACGCTTTT
Proteins encoded:
- a CDS encoding sigma-54-dependent Fis family transcriptional regulator, giving the protein MFQQFLQIGKRMMAETDVHRVLTVAMDGTIELSGAERGMIILFDKDGETRFETARNLKKEEIDHPEFEVSRTIINKVKSEGTPVCLRNALEDPALRKSTSAARLKLLSVICLPLRYEEKIFGVVYLDNRTVRGIFAAETGAFMQEFADFISLAAHRALEQKCLRNHVHALEGELRGKYKFEAIIGHHPKMVAILKLVAQVADTDATVLIQGESGTGKELIAQALHYNSRRRNHPFVPINCAALPENLLESELFGHVRGAFTGAIKDHAGWFERAEGGTIFLDEVNDMPPPLQLKLLRVLQTGEFSRVGSTELRHCHVRVVAATSVSLAELVTQKKFREELLYRLKVIEITLPPLRARGEDILLLAQHFLHQFSTKHGKAGLRLSEEAEGALLSYDFPGNVRELENIIQRAVVTTEGETLAALELPMPPAPSVTSPQEKWSSFHVAKQHVVETFERHYLTDCLRLAKGNLTQAAKLADLHVTNLYHKLHQYGIDPAAFKP